The Acidicapsa ligni genome has a window encoding:
- the lhgO gene encoding L-2-hydroxyglutarate oxidase, which translates to MPTETRFAIVGAGIVGLAIALEITRQFPAASVMVLEKESSVASHQTSHNSGVVHSGIYYKPGSLKAQLCVEGAQALLQFCEHNEVPHEICGKLIVATAENELPRLEELFRRGQSNGLKGLKILTGSELREIEPNAAGIRGIHVPGTAIVDYLKVAEKYADLIVSRGGVVRVSQEVIGLKRSNGLTILETTGGEIAAKTVINCAGLQSERVVRMTNSKRDLAIVPFRGEYYQLSREKEYLVKGLIYPVPDPQFPFLGVHFTKRIGGAVEAGPNAVLALKLEGYSKRSFNIRDIAEYASFPGFWKMAAKHWRMSVGEYHRSWSKKAFVQALQRLLPELQADDLVVGGSGVRAQALDRDGKLVDDFHISFTEGMVHVRNVPSPAATASLSIAKYIVDSIVRQIG; encoded by the coding sequence ATGCCCACTGAAACACGATTTGCGATTGTCGGGGCCGGGATCGTGGGGCTGGCGATCGCGCTCGAAATCACCCGGCAGTTCCCTGCTGCTTCTGTCATGGTTTTGGAAAAGGAATCCTCCGTTGCAAGTCACCAGACCAGCCATAACAGTGGCGTCGTTCACTCTGGCATCTATTACAAACCCGGCAGCCTGAAGGCTCAGCTTTGCGTTGAGGGAGCACAAGCCTTATTACAGTTTTGCGAACATAACGAAGTGCCTCATGAGATATGCGGCAAATTAATCGTCGCTACAGCCGAGAACGAATTACCGCGGCTCGAAGAATTGTTCCGACGTGGGCAATCGAATGGTCTGAAGGGGCTGAAGATATTAACCGGCAGCGAACTTAGAGAGATTGAACCCAATGCGGCAGGAATTCGCGGAATACATGTGCCCGGAACTGCGATCGTGGACTACCTCAAAGTAGCGGAAAAATATGCCGATCTAATCGTGAGCCGAGGCGGAGTCGTGCGAGTCTCGCAGGAAGTTATCGGCCTCAAGCGCTCCAACGGTCTTACCATTCTCGAAACCACGGGGGGCGAGATTGCAGCTAAGACGGTTATTAATTGTGCCGGCCTACAAAGTGAACGTGTAGTTCGCATGACGAACTCAAAGCGTGATCTTGCCATCGTGCCTTTTCGGGGAGAATACTACCAACTTTCGCGCGAGAAAGAGTATCTCGTGAAAGGCTTGATCTATCCCGTTCCTGATCCGCAATTCCCTTTTCTGGGGGTTCATTTCACAAAGAGGATTGGCGGAGCCGTAGAAGCTGGTCCGAACGCGGTGCTGGCGTTGAAACTCGAGGGCTATTCGAAACGATCCTTCAATATAAGGGACATTGCCGAATACGCTTCCTTTCCCGGCTTCTGGAAGATGGCTGCAAAACACTGGCGAATGTCCGTAGGCGAGTATCACCGCTCATGGAGCAAGAAAGCCTTCGTACAGGCCCTGCAACGTCTTCTGCCGGAGCTACAGGCAGATGACCTGGTTGTTGGAGGTTCCGGCGTGCGCGCCCAGGCATTGGATCGCGATGGAAAACTAGTGGACGACTTTCATATTTCCTTCACAGAGGGCATGGTTCACGTGCGCAATGTTCCCTCTCCTGCAGCGACTGCATCTTTGTCAATTGCCAAATATATTGTCGATTCGATCGTCCGTCAGATAGGTTGA